A stretch of Vigna angularis cultivar LongXiaoDou No.4 chromosome 4, ASM1680809v1, whole genome shotgun sequence DNA encodes these proteins:
- the LOC108342205 gene encoding protein MIZU-KUSSEI 1, whose translation MPSVHSSPCYPMENPALASLLRHTTGESKRSSKFSSGGGLLKMFKLFPMLTSGCKMVALLGRPRKMLKDSATTGTIFGYRKGRVSLAIQEDTRQMPIFLIELPMLASALNKEMASDIMRIALESETKSSKKKLMEEFVWAVYCNGRKVGYSIRRKQMSDDELHVMQHLRGVSMGAGVLPTASDHKDSDGEMTYMRARFERVVGSKDSEALYMINPDGAQGPELSIFFVRPH comes from the coding sequence ATGCCATCGGTGCATTCTAGTCCGTGTTACCCGATGGAAAACCCGGCTTTGGCATCTTTACTCCGTCACACGACGGGGGAGAGTAAGCGTAGCAGCAAATTCTCCAGCGGAGGAGGGCTTTTGAAAATGTTCAAGTTGTTTCCCATGTTGACTTCTGGATGCAAAATGGTGGCTCTCTTGGGAAGACCTCGGAAAATGCTAAAGGACAGTGCGACGACCGGGACCATCTTCGGTTACCGCAAGGGGAGGGTGAGTTTGGCCATACAAGAGGACACGCGTCAAATGCCCATTTTTCTGATCGAGCTGCCGATGCTGGCCAGTGCTTTGAACAAGGAAATGGCGTCGGACATCATGAGGATTGCGTTGGAGAGCGAGACGAAGAGCAGCAAGAAGAAGCTGATGGAAGAGTTCGTGTGGGCGGTGTATTGCAATGGGAGAAAGGTGGGTTACTCCATCAGGCGGAAACAGATGAGCGATGATGAGCTCCACGTGATGCAGCATTTGAGAGGGGTGTCCATGGGAGCAGGGGTGCTCCCCACCGCATCGGATCATAAAGATTCCGACGGAGAAATGACGTACATGAGGGCAAGGTTTGAGAGGGTGGTTGGGTCTAAGGATTCCGAGGCTTTGTACATGATAAACCCAGATGGGGCTCAAGGCCCCGAATTGAGTATCTTCTTTGTTAGACCTCACTAG